A single region of the Streptomyces vilmorinianum genome encodes:
- a CDS encoding ABC transporter permease yields MSALVHDGTAVLGRHLQRIRHAPAIVVMTQTMPIVFLLFFGYVFGSALAMPGAAYRAYLVPGLLVATAAGGLMTGMFQAAQDSHRGVMDRFRTMPVSRAAVPLGQALADLVTSAVGLIPMILVGLAMGWRIEGTWLEALGAFGLLLLFRFATTWVGILLGLASQSEEAAGQLGSATFMLPLLSNAYIPTENMAPWLRTVAEWNPISAVTTAVRELFGNAAVPADAAWPVAHPVAGALLWSLALIALCAPLAVRRYARG; encoded by the coding sequence ATGAGCGCGCTCGTGCACGACGGGACCGCTGTGCTCGGGCGGCACCTCCAGCGGATTCGGCACGCCCCGGCGATCGTCGTGATGACGCAGACGATGCCGATCGTCTTCCTGCTCTTCTTCGGATACGTCTTCGGCAGCGCGCTCGCCATGCCCGGCGCCGCGTACCGGGCCTATCTGGTGCCAGGTCTGCTGGTGGCGACGGCGGCGGGCGGGCTGATGACGGGGATGTTCCAGGCGGCCCAGGACTCGCACCGGGGCGTGATGGACCGCTTCCGGACCATGCCGGTGAGCAGGGCGGCCGTGCCGCTGGGGCAGGCGCTCGCGGACCTGGTGACCAGCGCGGTCGGCCTGATCCCGATGATCCTGGTCGGGCTCGCCATGGGCTGGCGGATCGAGGGCACATGGCTGGAAGCGCTCGGCGCGTTCGGGCTGCTGCTGCTCTTCCGCTTCGCGACGACCTGGGTGGGCATCCTGCTGGGTCTCGCCTCGCAGAGCGAGGAGGCGGCCGGCCAGCTGGGCAGCGCCACGTTCATGCTGCCGCTGCTCTCCAACGCGTACATCCCGACCGAGAACATGGCTCCCTGGCTGCGGACGGTCGCCGAGTGGAACCCGATCTCGGCGGTCACGACAGCGGTACGGGAGCTCTTCGGCAACGCGGCCGTCCCGGCGGACGCGGCCTGGCCGGTGGCGCATCCGGTGGCCGGCGCGCTGCTCTGGTCGCTGGCGCTGATCGCTCTCTGCGCGCCGCTCGCGGTGCGGCGCTACGCCCGCGGGTGA
- a CDS encoding polysaccharide deacetylase family protein — MYHAVDHEPAPATRRLSVSPEAFAEQMAVVADRGLTPLTTAELAGAWRTGRPLPPHPVLITFDDGYEGVHRHALPVLAKHGFSSTLFVSTGWLRGTYDEGGALDTMLDWDQVRELSAAGTEIGGHTHTHPQLDQVDDRRLWYETLRCKEILREELGRAPVSFAYPYGYSSRRVRRTVRAAGYAQALAVGNATARRRQGPYALERLTVRRSTGIEEFERLVEGRAIGRTFASDRALTKGYAVVRRTRAALRAAGRYAS; from the coding sequence ATGTACCACGCGGTGGATCACGAGCCCGCTCCGGCCACGCGCCGGCTGTCCGTCTCGCCCGAGGCGTTCGCCGAGCAGATGGCGGTGGTGGCCGACCGCGGCCTCACCCCGCTCACCACGGCCGAACTGGCCGGGGCCTGGCGCACGGGCCGGCCCCTGCCGCCGCACCCTGTCCTGATCACCTTCGACGACGGCTACGAGGGGGTGCACCGGCACGCGCTGCCGGTGCTCGCCAAGCACGGCTTCTCCTCGACCCTGTTCGTGTCCACCGGCTGGCTGCGGGGCACGTACGACGAGGGCGGCGCCCTGGACACCATGCTCGACTGGGACCAGGTGCGCGAACTGTCCGCCGCCGGTACCGAGATCGGCGGACACACCCACACCCATCCTCAGCTCGACCAGGTGGACGACCGGCGGCTCTGGTACGAGACCTTGCGCTGCAAGGAGATCCTCCGCGAGGAACTGGGCCGGGCGCCGGTGTCCTTCGCGTACCCGTACGGGTACTCCAGCCGGCGCGTCCGGCGGACGGTCCGGGCGGCCGGGTACGCCCAGGCGCTCGCGGTCGGCAACGCGACGGCCCGTCGCCGCCAGGGACCGTACGCCCTGGAGCGGCTGACCGTACGGCGGTCCACCGGGATCGAGGAGTTCGAACGGCTCGTCGAGGGACGGGCGATCGGGCGTACGTTCGCGTCGGACCGGGCGCTGACCAAGGGATACGCGGTGGTGCGCCGGACGCGGGCGGCCCTGCGGGCGGCCGGGCGGTACGCGTCCTGA
- a CDS encoding glycosyltransferase family 2 protein, with translation MSSFLRPAVTGPETADQNRIAAQYKAITSHLAITPPVSVVIPAMNEAENLPYVFKSLPDWIHEVVLVDGNSTDDTVRVARELRPDVKVVKQVGKGKGDALISGFAACTGDIIVMVDADGSADGQEIVSYVSALVGGADFAKGSRFANGGGTDDMTPIRRLGNRALCALVNRKFGARYTDLCYGYNAFWRHCLDKITLDCTGFEIETLINIRVVKAGLKVQEVPSHEYLRIHGVSNLNAVRDGIRVLKVILKERGVRRAARRRPTAFSVNVPRGEVS, from the coding sequence ATGAGCTCATTCCTGCGCCCGGCCGTCACCGGCCCGGAAACCGCGGACCAGAATCGAATAGCAGCTCAATACAAGGCGATCACCTCCCATTTGGCGATCACGCCACCGGTGAGTGTGGTCATCCCCGCGATGAACGAGGCGGAAAATCTTCCGTACGTCTTCAAGTCGCTTCCGGACTGGATCCATGAAGTCGTTCTCGTCGACGGAAACTCCACCGACGACACCGTCCGTGTGGCCCGTGAACTCCGGCCCGACGTCAAGGTCGTCAAGCAGGTCGGCAAGGGCAAGGGCGACGCGCTCATCAGCGGATTCGCCGCCTGCACCGGCGACATCATCGTGATGGTCGACGCGGACGGCTCCGCCGACGGCCAGGAGATCGTCTCGTACGTGTCCGCGCTGGTCGGCGGCGCCGACTTCGCCAAGGGCTCCCGCTTCGCCAACGGCGGCGGCACGGACGACATGACGCCGATCCGCCGGCTCGGAAACCGGGCGCTGTGCGCCCTGGTCAACCGCAAGTTCGGCGCCCGCTACACCGACCTCTGCTACGGCTACAACGCCTTCTGGCGCCACTGCCTCGACAAGATCACCCTGGACTGCACCGGCTTCGAGATCGAGACCCTGATCAACATCCGGGTCGTCAAGGCCGGCCTGAAGGTCCAGGAGGTGCCCAGCCACGAGTACCTGCGCATCCACGGCGTCAGCAACCTCAACGCCGTGCGCGACGGCATCCGGGTGCTCAAGGTCATCCTCAAGGAGAGGGGCGTCAGACGTGCGGCGCGCCGCAGGCCGACCGCCTTCTCGGTGAACGTCCCCCGGGGAGAGGTGTCTTGA
- a CDS encoding SGNH/GDSL hydrolase family protein: MKLSRFAAFSSSLLLGAVLALTGAGAAQAAETAALDYVALGDSYSSGVGAGSYDSASGDCKRSTKAFPVLWKNANSPSSFAFTACSGARTGDVTSSQLGPLSTATDLVSLTVGGNDAGFADVMTTCVLQSEATCINRVNQAKAYVDSTLPGKLDAVYSAIRAKAPNARVVVLGYPRFYKLGGSCIAGLSENERRAINDGADHLNAATAKRAADHGYTFASVVPAFTGHEICSGSSWLHSVNWLNIGESYHPTAAGQSGGYLPSFRAVA, encoded by the coding sequence ATGAAACTGTCCCGATTCGCGGCATTCTCGTCCTCACTCCTGCTCGGTGCCGTCCTCGCCCTCACCGGGGCGGGAGCCGCGCAGGCCGCCGAAACCGCAGCGCTCGACTACGTGGCGCTCGGTGACTCGTACTCCTCCGGCGTCGGCGCCGGGAGTTACGACAGCGCCAGCGGCGACTGCAAGCGCTCCACCAAGGCCTTCCCCGTCCTCTGGAAGAACGCGAACTCACCCTCGTCGTTCGCCTTCACCGCCTGCTCGGGCGCCCGAACGGGTGATGTCACGAGCAGTCAGCTCGGACCCCTCTCCACCGCCACCGACCTGGTCTCCCTCACCGTCGGAGGCAATGACGCCGGCTTCGCGGACGTCATGACCACCTGCGTCCTTCAGTCGGAAGCCACCTGCATCAACCGAGTGAATCAGGCCAAGGCCTACGTCGACAGCACGCTGCCCGGCAAGCTCGACGCGGTGTATTCGGCCATCAGGGCCAAGGCTCCGAACGCCCGGGTCGTCGTCCTCGGCTACCCCCGCTTCTACAAGCTCGGCGGCAGCTGCATCGCCGGACTGAGCGAGAACGAGCGCCGCGCCATCAACGACGGGGCCGACCACCTCAACGCGGCCACCGCCAAGCGCGCGGCCGACCACGGCTACACCTTCGCCAGCGTCGTCCCCGCCTTCACCGGACACGAGATCTGCTCCGGCTCGTCCTGGCTGCACAGCGTCAACTGGCTCAACATCGGCGAGTCGTACCACCCCACCGCCGCCGGACAGTCCGGCGGCTATCTGCCCAGCTTCAGGGCTGTGGCGTAA
- a CDS encoding glycosyltransferase family 2 protein, with product MSDRRFSVVICVYTEERWEDILAAVDSVRAQTHPALEILLVVDHNERLLTRLAEEFADDAAVREEVVRVLANAGPRGLSSGRNTGIAAARGGFVAFLDDDAVAERDWLRYLAAGYDDPYVMAVGGRTLPAWASGRRPDWFPTEFDWVVGCTYRGLPPGLVRVRNVLGGNASFRRTAFDAAGGFATGIGRDGDKRPLGCEETELCIRLSQALPEAVLLIDDRAVIHHKVPAARERFGYFRTRTYAEGLSKALVSKSVGAGKGLEAERRYTTRVLPAGVVRGLRDAVLGRPGGAGRAGAIVAGVAMAAGGYVRGALRARGGGATFSSGPIPSWSDSATKPGVPEVAA from the coding sequence TTGAGCGACCGTCGGTTCTCCGTCGTGATCTGCGTCTACACGGAGGAGCGCTGGGAGGACATCCTCGCGGCGGTCGACTCCGTACGGGCCCAGACGCATCCGGCGCTGGAGATCCTGCTCGTGGTCGACCACAACGAGCGGCTTCTGACCCGGCTGGCCGAGGAGTTCGCGGACGACGCGGCCGTACGTGAGGAGGTGGTGCGGGTGCTCGCCAACGCGGGCCCCCGCGGCCTCTCCTCCGGCCGCAACACCGGAATCGCCGCGGCCCGCGGAGGGTTCGTCGCCTTCCTCGACGACGACGCCGTCGCCGAGCGGGACTGGCTGCGGTACCTCGCCGCGGGCTACGACGACCCGTACGTGATGGCCGTCGGCGGCCGGACCCTGCCCGCCTGGGCGTCGGGCCGGCGGCCGGACTGGTTCCCCACGGAGTTCGACTGGGTCGTCGGCTGTACGTACCGCGGCCTGCCGCCGGGGCTGGTCCGGGTACGCAACGTGCTGGGCGGCAACGCCTCCTTCCGGCGTACGGCCTTCGACGCCGCGGGCGGCTTCGCCACCGGCATCGGCCGGGACGGCGACAAACGGCCGCTCGGCTGCGAGGAGACGGAGCTGTGCATCCGCCTCTCGCAGGCCCTGCCCGAGGCGGTCCTGCTGATCGACGACCGGGCCGTCATCCACCACAAGGTCCCGGCCGCCCGCGAGCGCTTCGGCTACTTCCGCACCCGGACGTACGCCGAAGGGCTCTCCAAGGCGCTCGTCTCGAAGAGCGTCGGCGCCGGGAAGGGGCTGGAGGCCGAACGGCGGTACACCACCCGGGTGTTGCCGGCCGGAGTCGTGCGCGGGCTGCGCGACGCCGTGCTCGGACGGCCCGGCGGCGCGGGGCGGGCCGGCGCGATCGTGGCGGGCGTGGCGATGGCCGCCGGCGGGTACGTCCGCGGGGCGCTGCGGGCCAGGGGCGGCGGGGCGACGTTCTCTTCGGGCCCGATCCCGTCGTGGTCGGACTCCGCGACGAAACCCGGCGTTCCGGAGGTGGCCGCGTGA
- a CDS encoding type ISP restriction/modification enzyme: protein MRGVTEDVQTDEAPLLDELMPWSVAPMRLGRSWIVAPDVRTLRERWNRLVAADAAEREALFRPSRARTPSSSVAALPGQRTGTVRLARETGPCPEPVRLAHGPFDEQWLLPDHRLIDIARPELWRVADERQLFAVEQGYVPGAADPTGPTGPALLVTAALPDGRSPAGRPGRIRPLFRRPGGEEPNLAPGLLPLLGERYGGRVAPEDVLAWALAAGRPSPAGCRVPLPADPAVWAAGVELGRRLTEIQLRGARGGERPRLPGGRRPYVRAAIPARPASLSYEPGEETLSLGEGRISPVPAEAWEFHVGGVRMLEQWFAHRTAPAEPGSLEAIGPAVWPQEWTSELLELITVLALLGRLAPRRAALAAGPLLTPGALREAGVLPVPDAARRPASVLDHQEEGPEGQFALL from the coding sequence ATGCGGGGCGTGACCGAAGACGTACAGACGGACGAGGCGCCCCTCCTCGACGAGCTGATGCCGTGGTCCGTCGCGCCGATGCGGCTCGGCCGGTCCTGGATCGTGGCGCCCGACGTCCGCACGCTGCGCGAGCGCTGGAACCGGCTGGTCGCGGCGGACGCGGCCGAGCGCGAGGCGCTGTTCCGGCCGAGCCGGGCACGGACGCCGTCGAGTTCCGTGGCCGCGCTGCCCGGGCAGCGCACCGGCACCGTCCGCCTCGCCCGTGAGACAGGGCCGTGCCCGGAGCCGGTCAGGCTCGCGCACGGCCCGTTCGACGAGCAGTGGCTGCTGCCCGACCACCGGCTCATCGACATCGCCCGCCCGGAGCTGTGGCGCGTCGCCGACGAGCGACAGCTCTTCGCCGTCGAGCAGGGGTACGTGCCGGGTGCCGCCGATCCCACAGGTCCCACCGGTCCGGCGCTCCTGGTGACCGCCGCGCTGCCCGACGGCCGCTCCCCCGCGGGCCGCCCCGGCCGGATCCGTCCGCTCTTCCGCCGCCCCGGCGGCGAGGAGCCGAACCTCGCTCCCGGCCTGCTGCCGCTGCTGGGCGAACGGTACGGAGGCCGGGTCGCCCCGGAGGACGTACTGGCCTGGGCCCTGGCGGCCGGCCGCCCCTCCCCCGCCGGCTGCCGCGTCCCGCTCCCCGCGGACCCCGCCGTCTGGGCCGCGGGGGTGGAGCTGGGCCGGCGGCTGACGGAGATCCAGCTGCGGGGCGCCCGCGGTGGCGAGCGGCCGCGGTTGCCCGGTGGCCGGCGCCCCTATGTCCGCGCGGCGATCCCGGCCCGCCCCGCGTCGCTCTCGTACGAGCCCGGGGAGGAGACCCTGAGCCTCGGCGAGGGCAGGATCTCCCCCGTACCCGCGGAGGCGTGGGAGTTCCACGTCGGGGGCGTACGGATGCTCGAGCAGTGGTTCGCGCACCGGACCGCGCCAGCCGAGCCCGGCAGTCTGGAGGCGATCGGGCCCGCGGTCTGGCCGCAGGAGTGGACCTCCGAACTCCTGGAGCTGATCACGGTCCTGGCTCTCCTCGGCCGGCTCGCGCCGCGGCGCGCGGCGCTCGCGGCGGGCCCGCTGCTGACGCCGGGGGCGCTGCGCGAGGCCGGGGTGCTGCCCGTACCGGACGCGGCCCGCCGCCCCGCCTCCGTACTGGACCATCAGGAGGAGGGCCCGGAGGGCCAGTTCGCGCTGCTCTAG
- a CDS encoding ATP-binding cassette domain-containing protein has translation MTTTYAVLSEGLQKRYGEVHALRGLDLAVPEGTVCGVLGPNGAGKTTAVRVLTTLVAPDAGSATIAGHDVVRDPAGVRRRIAVTGQYASVDGDLTGAENLRLFARLLRAPRARADELLEQFGLTEAAGRPARTYSGGMRRRLDLAASLLVPPRVLFLDEPTTGLDPHSRNEIWDAVRGLASQGTTVLLTTQYLEEADQLADDIVLIDEGRAAHRGTPAELKALIGSRAEVVVADPSLLDAAAAVLDQLTGSAPTLDAERRTVGAVTTDTTLTLPRIVREIDAAGVHIVDASLRPPTLDEVFLRLTDRKELAA, from the coding sequence ATGACTACTACGTACGCTGTACTTAGTGAAGGTCTGCAGAAGCGGTACGGGGAGGTCCACGCCCTGCGCGGGCTCGATCTGGCCGTCCCCGAGGGCACCGTGTGCGGCGTTCTGGGGCCCAACGGCGCGGGCAAGACCACCGCCGTCCGGGTCCTCACCACGCTGGTCGCCCCGGACGCGGGCAGCGCGACGATCGCCGGTCACGACGTCGTACGCGACCCGGCGGGGGTACGGAGGCGGATCGCGGTCACCGGGCAGTACGCCTCGGTGGACGGGGATCTCACCGGCGCCGAGAATCTGCGGCTCTTCGCCAGGCTGCTGCGCGCCCCGCGTGCCCGCGCCGACGAGCTCCTGGAGCAGTTCGGCCTCACGGAGGCGGCCGGGCGGCCCGCGCGGACCTATTCGGGCGGCATGCGCCGCCGGCTCGATCTGGCCGCGAGCCTGCTCGTGCCGCCGCGGGTCCTCTTCCTCGACGAGCCGACGACCGGGCTCGACCCGCACAGCCGGAACGAAATCTGGGACGCCGTACGGGGGTTGGCGTCCCAGGGCACGACCGTGCTGCTGACCACGCAGTATCTGGAGGAGGCCGACCAGCTCGCCGACGACATCGTGCTGATCGACGAGGGTCGGGCCGCACACCGCGGCACTCCGGCCGAGCTCAAGGCGCTGATCGGCAGTCGGGCGGAGGTGGTCGTCGCCGACCCTTCGCTGCTCGACGCCGCCGCGGCCGTGCTCGACCAGCTCACCGGCTCCGCGCCCACGCTGGACGCCGAGCGGCGCACGGTCGGCGCGGTGACCACGGACACCACGCTCACCCTCCCCCGGATCGTCCGCGAGATCGACGCGGCCGGGGTCCACATCGTCGACGCGTCCCTGCGTCCGCCCACCCTCGACGAGGTGTTCCTGCGCCTCACGGACCGGAAGGAGCTCGCGGCATGA
- a CDS encoding TetR/AcrR family transcriptional regulator encodes MTGRAAEPEVIWARPERAGRGPKPAYSRADIVAAAVRIADADGLDAVSMRRIAADIGCGTMSLYNYVPRKEDLYELMVDAISGEYELPEPPSGDWRADMLTVARQARGILHRHPWVIRLMTTGYAFGPNALRFLEGCLACLDGLDLPGGTKMELIATVNGTVMTIVANELALAERARGLPWSEEQEQAVRAAYLMGRLAGGDYPRLAAVFGAAGVEHLAPEEIFDRTLGRVLDSFAPGRGPS; translated from the coding sequence ATGACGGGCCGAGCGGCCGAACCGGAAGTGATCTGGGCGCGCCCCGAGCGCGCGGGCCGTGGCCCGAAACCGGCGTACAGCAGGGCGGACATCGTGGCCGCCGCGGTGCGCATCGCCGACGCCGACGGCCTCGACGCGGTCTCCATGCGCCGGATCGCCGCCGACATCGGCTGCGGCACGATGTCGCTCTACAACTACGTGCCGCGCAAGGAGGACCTGTACGAGCTGATGGTCGACGCCATCAGCGGCGAGTACGAGCTCCCCGAGCCTCCGAGCGGCGACTGGCGCGCGGACATGCTCACCGTGGCCCGCCAGGCCCGGGGCATCTTGCACCGCCACCCCTGGGTGATCAGGCTGATGACGACCGGGTACGCCTTCGGACCCAACGCCCTGCGCTTCCTGGAAGGGTGTCTGGCCTGCCTCGACGGCCTCGACCTGCCGGGCGGCACCAAGATGGAGCTGATCGCGACGGTCAACGGCACCGTGATGACGATCGTCGCCAACGAACTCGCCCTCGCCGAGCGCGCCCGCGGACTGCCCTGGTCCGAGGAGCAGGAGCAGGCCGTGCGCGCGGCCTATCTGATGGGGCGACTCGCGGGCGGCGACTACCCCAGGCTCGCCGCGGTGTTCGGTGCGGCCGGAGTCGAACACCTCGCCCCCGAAGAGATCTTCGACCGGACGTTGGGGAGGGTGCTCGACTCCTTCGCCCCGGGGCGGGGGCCGTCCTAG
- a CDS encoding serine/threonine-protein kinase, producing the protein MTVIAGRYRLLDVLGQGGMGTVWRARDEVLGREVAVKEVRAPAGLAAADRGRLYARLEREAWAAARISHRNVVTVYDVATEDGRPWIVMELIPGLTLSEVLDAEGPMPPKRAALIGAEVLAALRAAHEAGVLHRDVKPGNVLLANDGRVVLTDFGIAAVEGTSPLTMTGELIGSPEFLAPERALGRTPGPASDLWSLGVLLYAAVEGNSPFRQDTPLSTLRAVVDEELPPPRRAGALAPVIEGLLRKEPQERMSAAAAERQLRLVGAGGAPRSGPVHAEPYRPEGPSATGGPTPPMPLPGGPLGQDRQGPQDRAEQPDREDRSGRARTVLAAGIVLLLLAVGGLTYALLRDEKPGDGTGTGGEATSTAPTTAPPTSASPSSSPATATPTKTPTATRTTPPAPTVLVYVRAVRGSYSGACPPPESAAPAFAATLTVGRTPASVEYRWVTESGETSAPDWRTLEFPAGGPQEKRVEHTELEHPADGTRRDRIRMEVRAPVEARSNWVGFSVTCEQATPTDGVTSPTGSVTPQP; encoded by the coding sequence ATGACCGTGATCGCGGGGCGGTACCGACTCCTCGACGTCCTGGGCCAGGGCGGGATGGGCACCGTCTGGCGCGCCAGGGACGAGGTTCTGGGCCGCGAGGTCGCCGTCAAGGAGGTCCGCGCCCCGGCCGGGCTGGCCGCGGCCGACAGAGGCCGGCTCTACGCGCGCCTTGAGCGGGAGGCCTGGGCGGCCGCCCGGATCTCGCACCGCAACGTGGTGACGGTCTACGACGTGGCCACCGAGGACGGCCGCCCCTGGATCGTGATGGAGCTGATCCCCGGGCTGACGCTCTCCGAGGTCCTGGACGCGGAGGGCCCGATGCCCCCGAAGCGCGCCGCGCTCATCGGCGCCGAGGTCCTGGCCGCGCTGCGCGCCGCGCACGAGGCCGGTGTGCTGCACCGGGACGTGAAGCCGGGCAACGTACTGCTCGCCAACGACGGGCGCGTGGTCCTGACCGACTTCGGCATCGCGGCGGTGGAGGGGACGTCCCCTCTCACGATGACGGGCGAGCTGATCGGCTCGCCCGAATTCCTGGCGCCGGAGCGGGCGTTGGGCCGTACGCCGGGCCCGGCGTCGGACCTGTGGTCGCTCGGCGTGCTCCTCTACGCGGCGGTGGAGGGCAACTCGCCGTTCCGTCAGGACACTCCGCTGAGCACGCTGCGGGCCGTGGTGGACGAGGAGCTTCCGCCGCCCCGCAGAGCGGGTGCGCTCGCCCCTGTGATCGAGGGGCTGCTGCGCAAGGAGCCGCAGGAGCGTATGTCGGCCGCCGCGGCGGAGCGGCAGTTGAGGCTCGTGGGGGCGGGCGGGGCGCCTCGGTCGGGGCCCGTGCACGCGGAGCCGTACCGACCGGAGGGACCGAGCGCGACCGGCGGACCGACTCCGCCGATGCCCCTTCCCGGCGGCCCGCTCGGGCAGGACCGACAGGGCCCCCAGGACCGAGCGGAGCAGCCGGACCGGGAGGACCGGTCCGGGCGTGCCAGAACCGTGCTCGCCGCCGGGATCGTCCTCCTGCTGCTGGCCGTGGGCGGTCTGACGTACGCGCTGCTGCGGGACGAGAAGCCGGGCGACGGTACGGGTACGGGTGGCGAGGCCACCAGCACAGCGCCGACGACCGCGCCCCCGACGAGCGCCTCGCCGAGCAGCTCCCCCGCCACGGCCACCCCCACGAAGACTCCGACGGCCACCCGCACGACTCCCCCGGCGCCGACCGTCCTGGTGTACGTCCGGGCGGTGCGCGGGAGTTACAGCGGGGCCTGTCCGCCGCCGGAGTCCGCCGCTCCGGCCTTCGCCGCCACGCTCACCGTGGGGCGTACGCCCGCGTCGGTGGAGTACCGCTGGGTCACGGAGAGCGGCGAGACCTCGGCGCCGGACTGGCGGACGCTGGAGTTCCCGGCCGGCGGCCCGCAGGAGAAGCGGGTCGAGCACACGGAACTGGAGCACCCGGCGGACGGCACACGCCGCGACCGGATCAGGATGGAGGTGCGCGCCCCTGTCGAGGCGCGCTCGAACTGGGTCGGGTTCTCGGTGACCTGTGAGCAGGCGACCCCGACGGACGGGGTCACCTCCCCGACTGGGTCCGTTACGCCACAGCCCTGA
- a CDS encoding CaiB/BaiF CoA transferase family protein has translation MSTQPLPLEGITVVAVEQAVAAPFATRQLADLGARVVKIERPDGGDFARGYDTAARGLASHFVWCNRGKESVAVDLKDVRGLDLVRRLVAGADVFVQNLAQGAAARLGLDAATLCAAHPRLIAVDISGYGPGGPYAHKRAYDMLVQCEAGLVSVTGTEEQPVKSGIPAADIAAGMYAYSGVLAALVRRGTTGRGGPVEVSLLDSLAEWMGHPLHHVMHGGTAPARTGLAHAVIAPYDAYPTADGSLVLLSVQNDREWRRLAELVLERTDLTDDPAFATNTARVAGRAKTDAVVAEALAPLTATEALARLDAAGVACARLNTVADLAEHPQLTARDRWREVGSPVGSLRSLLPPVTFPDGPEPRMGRIPALGEDTDAVLGELGVRPAELEALRVDGVVA, from the coding sequence ATGAGCACTCAGCCACTCCCCCTGGAGGGGATCACGGTCGTCGCGGTCGAACAGGCCGTCGCCGCCCCCTTCGCCACGCGCCAGCTCGCCGATCTGGGCGCCCGCGTCGTCAAGATCGAGCGGCCGGACGGCGGGGACTTCGCCCGGGGCTACGACACGGCGGCGCGGGGCCTGGCCTCGCACTTCGTGTGGTGCAACCGCGGCAAGGAGTCGGTGGCCGTCGACCTGAAGGACGTACGGGGGCTCGACCTGGTCCGCCGGCTCGTGGCCGGCGCCGACGTCTTCGTACAGAACCTGGCGCAGGGCGCGGCGGCCCGGCTCGGCCTGGACGCGGCCACGCTCTGCGCCGCGCATCCGCGGCTGATCGCGGTCGACATCTCGGGATACGGGCCGGGCGGGCCGTACGCGCACAAGCGGGCCTACGACATGCTCGTGCAGTGCGAGGCGGGTCTGGTGTCGGTGACCGGGACCGAGGAGCAGCCGGTCAAGTCGGGGATTCCGGCGGCCGACATCGCGGCGGGGATGTACGCGTACTCGGGCGTCCTCGCCGCGCTGGTGCGGCGCGGGACGACCGGGCGGGGCGGGCCGGTGGAGGTGTCCCTGCTCGACTCGCTCGCCGAATGGATGGGGCATCCGCTGCACCACGTGATGCATGGGGGCACGGCCCCGGCGCGCACGGGCCTGGCCCACGCCGTCATCGCGCCGTACGACGCCTATCCGACGGCCGACGGGAGCCTGGTGCTGCTGTCCGTCCAGAACGACCGCGAGTGGCGCCGGCTCGCCGAACTGGTCCTGGAGCGAACGGATCTGACGGACGATCCGGCCTTTGCCACGAACACGGCCCGGGTGGCCGGACGCGCGAAGACGGACGCGGTGGTCGCCGAGGCGCTGGCCCCGCTGACGGCGACGGAGGCGCTGGCGCGGCTGGACGCGGCGGGGGTCGCGTGCGCCCGTCTGAACACGGTCGCGGACCTGGCGGAGCATCCGCAGCTGACGGCGCGCGACCGGTGGCGGGAGGTGGGGTCGCCGGTGGGGTCGCTGCGGAGCCTGCTGCCTCCGGTCACGTTCCCGGACGGACCCGAACCCCGGATGGGCCGCATCCCGGCGTTGGGGGAGGACACGGATGCGGTACTGGGCGAGCTCGGGGTGCGGCCGGCGGAGCTGGAGGCGCTACGGGTGGACGGTGTCGTGGCGTGA
- a CDS encoding GntR family transcriptional regulator: MTAFAPDSLILNRKLPLWYQVSQSLRASILGRTPDASLRLPTEEQLAAHYGVSVLTMRQALKELEEEGLISRHRRRGTFIEPGARRSTPRRLLGSIDAIVAQQSGERTTVLGHGVEPVPGELAEFFPDVTEVVAYRRLRRDGESGEPTNWAQNAVRPEIAAGLDPADLERWPMTKVLRDVMGVRISRITDTVEARLADPETAALLQVPLLSPILHYTGVTYDEDGRVVDVARIRYRGDRFSFTVTVEAH; this comes from the coding sequence GTGACCGCCTTCGCTCCCGACTCGCTGATCCTGAACCGCAAGCTTCCGCTCTGGTATCAGGTCTCGCAGTCGTTGCGCGCCTCCATACTGGGCCGCACGCCCGACGCCTCGCTGCGGCTGCCCACCGAGGAGCAGCTCGCCGCGCACTACGGCGTGAGCGTGCTGACCATGCGCCAGGCCCTCAAGGAGCTGGAGGAGGAGGGCCTGATCAGCAGGCACCGGCGGCGCGGCACGTTCATCGAGCCGGGCGCCCGGCGCTCCACCCCGCGCCGGCTGCTCGGCTCGATCGACGCGATCGTGGCCCAGCAGTCCGGCGAGCGGACCACCGTGCTCGGCCACGGCGTCGAGCCGGTGCCGGGCGAGCTCGCCGAGTTCTTCCCCGATGTGACGGAGGTCGTCGCGTACAGGCGGCTGCGGCGCGACGGGGAGAGCGGCGAGCCCACGAACTGGGCGCAGAACGCGGTACGTCCGGAGATCGCGGCCGGTCTCGACCCGGCCGACCTGGAGCGCTGGCCGATGACGAAGGTGCTGCGGGACGTGATGGGGGTCCGGATCAGCCGCATCACGGACACCGTCGAGGCCCGGCTCGCGGACCCCGAGACGGCGGCGCTGCTCCAGGTCCCGCTGCTCTCGCCGATCCTGCACTACACGGGCGTCACCTACGACGAGGACGGGCGTGTGGTGGACGTGGCCCGGATCCGCTACCGGGGCGACCGTTTCTCCTTCACGGTGACGGTGGAGGCGCACTGA